Genomic DNA from Betaproteobacteria bacterium:
CGCGCGAAAGCGTCCCGGTTGCGCCTGCGCCCGGCGACGCACACGGCATAGCGGGTGCGTGACCGGATCCGATGTTGCGGTCGACGTCGCTCGCAGTCTCGCGAGACCGGCCGGCACGCTGCGCCGGCGAGCGTGCCGGTTGCACCGATATCTACATACTTTGCTTCACGTCCTTAGCAGTGTCTTGCACCTTCTCACCGCCGCGCTCCAGATCGCGGCCCGCGCCCTCGATGGTGTTGCATCCCGAGGCCATGGCGGCTACCGCCATGACGATCGTCATTAACCAGATTTTCATTGTCTTCCCTCTCGTGCCGGATACTCGTCCCGGTGCAAACCGCCACCGAGCCCTAGCCGAGGCCGCGGTCCGTTCGGCAGGAAGGCATGCTCCCCGCAAATGGCACGGCGCTATCGTTCGAGCGCCATGCCGCACGGACCGTACCCGGCCCGGCGTGAAGCTTCAAGCGCCCGGCTAACGGCGCGCTTCTTTCGCTCCCGTTGCCATCCCTCGCTTCCACCGTCGCCGCATTGCGACACCGCGATTTCCGCTGGTTGTGGTGCGGCACCTTCTTTTCGACCGCAGCGCAATGGATTCAGCAGGCCACACTCGGCTGGGTGGTGTACGACATCACGGGCTCGGCGGCATTGCTGGGTGCAGTGCTTGGCGTGCGCGCGGTGCCCATGCTCGCCTTGGCGCCGCTTTCCGGACTGGTCGCCGACCGCTTCGACCGGCGCTACGCGCTGGCATTGAGCCAGGTTGCGCCTTGCCTGGTTTCCTTCCTGCTGGCCGGATTGCTCGCTTTCGATGTGGTGCAGGTCTGGCATCTTTTCCTGTTTTCGCTGGTCGGCAGCTCGGGCACGGTGTTCGAGCGCACGCTGCGCAACACCATGGTGTTCGACATCGTGCCGCGCGAGGAAGCGGCCAATGCGGTTGCCTTGAATACCATCGCGTTCAGCGTGACCCGGACGCTCGGGCCGGCGTTGGCCGGGATC
This window encodes:
- a CDS encoding entericidin A/B family lipoprotein encodes the protein MKIWLMTIVMAVAAMASGCNTIEGAGRDLERGGEKVQDTAKDVKQSM